AGGACATTCAATGGTCGGTATTGCACAATAATCCGGTTTATCATATTTatcatatccaaatatttttttaggtttACTTTGGTCTCGCACCTCTTGGTTGTCTACCTTAAATACTATACCCATTTCTTTAAGGATTTGGAAAAACATAATAACTCCATTGAATGGGAACTACTTACGTCCTCATTGATTTTACGCCACATTGGACAACTAATATCCAATGGTCATATGTTAACTACGCTTTTACCAAAACCTCTAAATTTTTCACTTACCGActttcatttgttaaacgatagAGTGTGGACAAGTCCTTGGCATTTAAAGGCAGGGTATTTACACACATTTGCCTACTACGACGATTTGGCATCCTTAAATTTGCCTTATCTAAGTATTTGCAATCATTCCTGTGTCCAATCGTTTCAGCCTAAATTTTCGGGACGCTATGTGAGTACATTTGCTCTCAAGGACTTGCATGAAGGCGACGAAATTACCAACTGCTACGATCTGGATTATCGAAAAGTAAAGCGATCGTCTAGGCAACAACGTTTAAAGGCGACCTATTATTTTGACTGTGGGTGTGAAAACTGTATACAGCCCAAAGAAGATTTTGATTTTGTAAGTATAAGAATTATGGAAGCGAATACTGTTTTGCTGGGTAAAATTTAATGTTAGATGGTAGTAAATCAAAATGTCAGTCTATCTTTATCATATCAAGCGCCATCATAACGACATTAGGCCGGTTAGCTCaattcttataaagggtgatttttttgaggttaggattttcatgcattagtatttgacagatcacgtgggatttcagacatggtgtcaaagagaaagatgctcagtatgctttgacatttcatcatgaatagacttactaacgagcaacgcttgcaaatcattgaattttattaccaaaatcagtgttcggttcgaaatgtgttcaaattttgacaaattttgttcagcgatgaggctcatttctggttgaatggctacgtaaataagcaaaattgccgcatttggagtgaagagcaaccagaagccgttcaagaactgcccatgcatcccgaaaaatgcactgtttggtgtggtttgtacgctggtggaatcattggaccgtattttttcaaagatgctgttggacgcaacgttacggtgaatgaacacatttcgaaccgaacactgattttggtaataaaattcaatgatttgcaagcgttgctcgttagtaagtctattcatgatgaaatgtcaaagcatactgagcatctttctctttgataccatgtctgaaatcccacgtgatctgtcaaatactaatgcatgaaaatcctaacctcaaaaaaatcaccctttatataaaaatcaatttccgtTTGTATGTATCTTCCGTATAGATTCCAAACCGAGtttcttgaaatttgtacaaatggTGTAGAAAGTAGTGAAAAAAGGGacttatttcttaaaaaaaaaatgggatcAAACAACCTGGAGGAACATCCCATCCCAATACCCAACGAAAAAAACATGATAtccagtttttgttgttgttgcagcagtttgttatgttctatctttcgtctgcttgattctgttgagtgtcaagacccaggaactctgcgactaagatggcgtGCGTCCACaggggtctgagtcgagtgggtctgtcTGGGCAGATAGACAGGTGGCGTGTATCGTGCggcccctggttacaatcggcaCATCCATCTTGCACGTCGCATCAATGCTTGCGGCGGcttcatctgccggaacgtaattgagccagaactactctggtttgccgggggaggtcaatttcttcaggtgcaatgggaggcggtcggttccatggactacattcacccggtaaccatttaccgcatctgctaccgtgtctgcatgaatgttgtctagacctacttgatatgccgcttgatctagaggttctctcttgtagcgctgaaccttagGCTGTCGATCAtgaagatctaccttaaggcttctgggcggtgaatatctatccacaagatgatgatttggatggtctctacgataacagcccaaaagatattgcttagacagcatgtagtaatgtcttcgcactggtaggatctttgtctcctgatggaggataggtagagattaaacagtgccggagatatcaccccacccctgtttcactctacggtgtatTGACTTCTTATCGCTAAATtctacaaatgactggcgacaacGCAGATAATTCgggacccagcgtttcaggcctggctggaggttcgtgttgacgatgtcctcaaatagtttggcatggttgatcgtgtcgaatgcctttgatAGGTCCAATAGGTCCAATCCCCCCAAACTCAGGTCCTTTCCagacttcagtagcgggatcacctGCACATTTgctagacatcgggaactaaaagagtgttcaaagacaggttgaggacagtggtaaggtactcaactccaggtgaatccagattcttcagcaatgtagagattccgtcggtacccaacgccttggaagatttcgcgccacggatgacattcgtaacttcgcccacggtaaactgtgatggctgttcatcggctcggagaccacgaatacagcgaatggctctcctccttgtcctgtctctctcgggatgcacaagtgttccagccacaaattccgcttatgttcagctggctgattctggggttagcggggtctatagcacgaatctcatcacgctcgtctgcgagtaccactgcgtgcgccgggaaattgggtcgcacttggggtattcgaccggctggtataaagcgagcggctgctgcgtaaatgatgtctcggaatttcctctcggccacaagcacatcagagaggggtggcagttcactgaagcggcgattggtatactctctaaagccagtccaatcggccttgctataattgataaacgtccggcgctcagaggttatgaagtcgggtggtcggttgatggtgagaattatggggaggtggtctgaccccagagagatgacggcttgccaggatacgtcactcaggagatcaggggatgcaattgagatgtctggcgagctgctgcacctccttgtaatcctagtgggggcatcctcattcacagtgcaaaacgtggagctatctatctgctctgtcaaagctatgccacgctggtcgttacctaggggagaatgccatgacgtgtgatgcgcattaaaatccccagaaccagacgattatgaccAGATAGCAACCctcttatgtcggggttgtaagcctggccattaattgtgacacagctaccaaccggcggtatatacacgttggcCTAGCAATATTGGGAGGGGATGCCTtacgtatattgccgcacgggagaggtcgggggattacatagtccgacgacgaggacgcagaaggcgacgacgacgatgcTTGTGagccactgctgtctatgttcgcacatcaCCTTGCAaaatattcagtgtgactatactcccgtagtgaaatgtaaggccagagcaagatcccactccatgcaccgattacacctcaccgacaccgatcgACGATAAAGGCGGTTCTGAAAAATAGAACAGTACCAGGGTCCGAGGTTTTTTTCAATcacggcacggaccagaagcgtgcggagaaggcacccTGGCATGTGCctttcccatgacgaaaaaaggacgaacacgtacactgaggcggcagccataGCCAATGGAAGATTTcaccgggtcaatccggtgcttacaaccggttgccattgaattaaaaattattcgtgtgtagtatttgttgttgtagccacatatttcatgtggaggtaacggttctcgtcaagctcttgttCGCTGCGAGAAAGCCATCATGTTCTCGTTGCCTATTTAAAGAAGTCAATAatttgccttgtcatatcgagtaacGCAGGTACTCAGTATCTACTTATTAGCTATTGTAAACATCGGAATCAAATGAATACATAATTTTTGTTCCCTTCTTGCTGTCTAGAATCAATATCATCGATATCGTTGTGATAATAAAAACTGCGGCAAAATATTTGTACCAGATTTACCGGAACGACCTTCCCTGAATTGGTGGCAGAAAGCGGAAATTGATGTTACattattttgcacaaaatgtggTTGTGAACAAAGGTTGGAGTGGTTCCACGAGCTGAAAAATTTACTGGAGCATAGAATAACCCAGTGGGACGCCAGGCGACGTTTATATGATATATTTAAATCCCTAGGTGACATTTTATTGGGATTCAACGATGCTCGAGCTTATATAGCATCAAAATTATGttctgaatggttcaacttgCAATATCGTAAGTAGTGTACAGCTTCTAtagaaattgattttcataaagatgtgttttttttctgtatCTCTATTTCAGATGGAATTTATTTAACAGATCAAGATTATGATGATATTATTGCAATGACGAATTATTCCCTAGAATATACTAAAAGTCAATCGTGTATCAATTCCATTgaatatgtggctgaaatgaCATATTTGTGGGATATTGCAGCCATAGGAAAGTACAAGTGGTGCTCTAAGGAAAGAGATGAAATGTTATTTGCTTTGAACATAATATCGGATGATTTAAAGCTTATCTTCCTAAATTACTATAATGACTATATTAAAATTGACTGAAAAGGTTTGTGatttttattgtaaaataaacaaaaacatggTTGGCACTGGCTAGTGCTTTGATTATTTCTACGCTCTGAAGATGAAGAATgctcataaaataaaaattttaatccaTAAGTGATTTATGTAGTTTCATTTAgacacaaaacaaataaaagcgtgctaagttcggccggccgaatcttgggaacccacccccatggattctgctaaaatatgggagctatatcaagttatgggccgaattggaccgtaattagcgcagttgttgagagtcataacagaacaccatgtacaacatttcacccaaatcggacaaaaattgcggcttccagatgctcaggaagtcaaatcgagagatcggtttatatggaagccaggGAAGTAgacaaaatgattttgtctaaagaaaaaaattaattaaagtgtattctaaaaaaaaaattttcaacatttttataatgacaaaatttcatatttattatattctacaaagacaacattttgctgtcagggccgccttaaaattatttttcttaatgaCCAAAatgtaatgaatttttttctaaaaaaatttaatgatttgtttctagagacaaaattttagcgtaACTTTAGCACGTGCCGGACACCCTCGaaactatttttttaagacaaaattactttaaaattttttttaaaaataaaattgttgtaaaaaagttttattaaattttttctaaagactacattttaatgaatttttttaggaCTAACTTTCTGCGAAAAACGCTCTAAAGACAACCCTACCTcgagtttatttttttaaaaccaaaattaaaatttgcataaatatttttaaagctttttattatgcttatctgttctaaacattttcctaaatttttttctacagacaaattttaataaatatttttaaagacaaaattgtaacCCATTatgcctgaccctcgattcagttgtccgactttgatgaaattttatctctatatataaaaacgTGTGATTGACTGATTGGCTAACTAACTGAACAACTTCCAGCTCAAACGGCTAAAACTAgggtcatgaaatttggcacgaatgtgggtCCTGAGTCGTAGGTGCGCGATAAGAGggggttttgtgatattcgtaccactagatactaaaaagtacgaaatggtgacttTTTACCCAGCGCGAAAGGATggggctagaattatgatttttcgaaaaataagATTTGATGACAAAACAATTTCCCAAAATAGCGCCggacatttagaaacaaaaaagtaccaaacaaGGTACGAAAAAGGTGactttgcatagggcgaacgAATAGAGTCAGAACTtagaaatttggcttaaatgattgttaTAACGAAATAAAGGGGGTGGATAAACAATGTTGCGTGTGGGGCGGGGGTGACTCGGACACAGGCATGTATGGGCATGGGTGTACTATTCGGCCGGTCGCCGGCATGAAAGGGTTTTCAGCGCATTCCATGGGAATTCCGCGTTGGTGCTGTCTCCCACTTGTATGTCTGGTGCCCCCTTTGATTTAGCGGGGATGCCGCAGGGATCCTGTGAATGGACCCTGGccagatatatattatttttgatttaattATTTGCATGATGGCTCGTTTCGGCGAGCAGTATTATTGTCTCATGGATTAATTCCACGTAGAATTCCAAATTGGCACGATTGATGCTGTGGCGAACTGTGGGTTTGTGGCAGGATGCCTTGGATAACGCCGgccaaaaaggttttttttttattggaattttcgGTCTTGCTTGGTGATGCTTGTGCGTTGGTGGTCGACGAAGAAAAAAGCAACGTGTTTTTTTCAACATCTGATTATATGGTATTGCCATCAGATAACATTGACGGAGTGACGGAGTTGCCACTGATGGGGTTGTATGTGGCAGCGGCCTAATCTAAAAGCGTCTGGCGGAGGGACATAATGGCTGCGGTTTTTGTTGGTAGGCCCAAGGCAAGACATGTAAACACAGAATAAGAgggaaaatttgtgaaaatgggGGGAAAACACGAAGAGCGTCACCCGAAAGAGGGTATAAAAGCGACTGGGGCAGAAACGGCGGAGGGTAAAAGTCGTCGTGAGTCGTTGGAGAGACAATTAATTTCAAGTGCAGTCCAGTGATCACAGTGTTAGCGTCAATCGAATAACGTGTGAATAACAAAAGGCAGACGTTGATTTAAAACAGCCTAACATAAGATAAAGACtattattaaaaacattttttttattaaaagagtaataatttcttttattaaatATAAAGTTGGTGGCAATTCTTTAATGTGAGTGGTAGTTTTTTGGTGAATAATTGCAATAATTAGAAGTGACTGATGTTAATGGTTTATGTGTTGTGTTGTATGTTTCTTTTTGTTATAGAGCCCACAACCAAACCAAATCACTAATATACTGGCCTCCAAGATCCGTTGACGGGGGCCAGCGTTTTTGTGTTCCAAGGCTTCCTTTTTGATGTCAAAGCTTCCATTTTGTGTTCCAAGTCAGCTAAGTGTTGTGCCAAGCCTTATCCCATCCACCAAGGTGCCTGTGcgaagaaatataaaagaaaaataaccaAGCAATTGCTGCCAAAAAGGTAATAAAGTTTGAAAAGAATACTTACCAGGCAGGCTGTCTCAATCCAGAATTTGGTCATCTGGCCATGTATAATTGCCTCTAAGGCAACCCCAATCAAAAGCTGAAAAAAAGGGACCaccaaaaataattataatacaATAGGTTAAGATATGTGTTAGTGTCGTTTGTGGTGTTAatctaaagtttttttttgtgattttgtaaAGGTTATTAAGACCAGTTGTATTAAAGAGAAGAGTGAGTGTAGGATTTGTacgttattttttttaactttctagACAGGGAGGTAATCTAATTGTATAGATCTCATAAAGTGGAGGTCAGAACCTGATTAAGAGAGCTCTTTTAGTTAGATAGGCATAAAGTAATATTCTCGCGCCAAAAAGGCCGATAACTACTGtctaggtttttttttaaattagcaaatctgaaccaatgatTCACAAGTAAAGTTAATCTGGTTTTAGTGACTTATGTgtgttagtgtttttttttgttatgttttgttttgtataagacctttttttttaatatacccAAATTATCAACATTTTTAGCTTTAAAGTTTTAACTAATAATTCCTCTCATTTTTATATGTCAATAAATGTAATTTCTGTAATCTGTGTATAAGATCAATATGATGTGCTAATGTGTTTTAGATGAGGAGGCAAACTGAGGTTATAGGTTGATAAGGTGAGTGTGTGTGGAGTTCGGGGTTCTTAGGACGATGTGGGGTGAAGGACATTAAGAACCATGGAAGGGCGGGCAAGTGTAGGGGCATAAGACCAAGCTCCTTCGTTCAAAAATGGTGTGTTATGTGTGTAtgatcgtttttttttgtttgtcattTTCTTTGTGTGCATTTTCTGACAAATTTTAGTGTTCGTCCCTCGGGCTAAGTGTGGTGGGTTGGAACCGTCTGAGGTCTTGCCGCTAGCTGCCGGATACCAACTTAGCGCCGTTAAGGGGGTACGTAACAGTATGGCGCCCAAACGAAAGAAAGATGGCCAGCCATAGGCTTCTAATAGAAGCATCAAGCCGCGAATTGTGCGCGCTAAGTGACGCGAGCCAACATAATGGCGGCGAGACAATGGCTTGGTCAAGTATATGAATTACAGTGCAATACCAGCGAAGCATAGTGCAATAGCCAATAGGAAAATAATAGCTTAAAGAATTTATCGCATTTTTAATACTTTTCTATATTGCTGCCACAATTATGAAAGTAATTGTGTATAAAGTGCAATATTAGTTATAGATTATTAGAAATTAGGATATTTTCTTCCAGTACCTACGGGTCAGTGCAATAGCTTGTTTGTCTTTGTGTAACAAATGATTGTATTGTGAACGACCTTTGTATTTTGAATCCGTGAATGATAGAGTAACGTCCATAGTTTTTATGTCTAGGATATAGGGAAAGGCAGTGGCTAAATTTGTATCTATTAGAACTTCAAATGCTTTGCATTGCCAGGAATCATGATCACGAgatcttttattttaatttctatattaaaaaaaatgccgTGAACCAAAATTCTATTCCCGTATATCTTTCCTTTTTGTAAGAATTGTCCAGTCTATCGACACACCTTTTTGACAACCCTAATGGGACACTTAGAGAAATAAACATCCACACACTGGACTCCAATCAGCCTTGAAAATAAGACTTTCAGTGAGCCTCctcgaaaaatttatgtttgtcAAGTTAATTAATTTGTTTGTGTATCTTAAACTAACCCATTTGTAGCGTTTAATATCTATCAAACCGTTGTatgtactaattttttttatgtttatttttttttaagccaacatttaaacaccaaaaaaaaaaaaaaaaaaaaaaaaaaaaaaaaaaaaaaaaaaacaaaatatataaaaataactaaataaatatataataatacatatacatatatagtaaaataataattaaataaaaataataaataatctaTAAAGAAGAAGAACATAGTCTATAGGTATAAGAAGTTAGGCATAGCTTTGATTTGGCCAATGAGTTCTTCTACTGAGGGATTAAGGAGAAGCAAACGCGATAGACTCTCAGCTTTCGATTTAAGTAGGATATCGGTGCAAAAGCCGCCAAAATATAGCAAAGACACCAAAGGTGATAGAACCAAGAGCGTTGACAAGATGCAGGGAAACGGGCAGATTAGAGACCCCGCGATTATTGATATGTCACATACAATAAATGCACCGCCACCATCCACTAGTGGACAGGCGATCAACCAGGGGAATAGGGCTGTCaatggttcgaatcctgcggGTTCAGGTGTTCCAATGGAGGAGGGTGGTCCCGTCAATAGGGACATTGCAGACGAGCGCGGCGGTAACACGCAACAGATATTGCGGGATCTGGTACAAGAAAGCGTGGGAAGGGAGATGCAAAAGATTTACGCCGCAATCGGCAAGTTAAGTGAGACAGTGGCCTCTTTGGCCAACAATAGGACCCAGCCAGAGGCAGCCGTGCCTATGACGAATATAGATCGCTCGGGGGCAAGCAGAGCATCTACGTCTCCTCCCACGTATAGAAGTGACGGAGTTTCAGACCATCCTCAGAATCATATGCCAATTAATAATGGGTCCCAGGGACACAATAGAGGCTTCAAGATAGAGCGTTTTGGTCTTAATTTTAACGGCAACCCTAATGGTTTGTCCGTGGACGATTTTGTCTATAGAGTTGAGTACTTCCAGAAGCACTACAGGTTGAGTTGGGAGGAAATAATGGATGAGATCCACATTCTCTTGTCTGGCCCTGCATTGGAATGGTTTTGGTTGCAGCAACGAAACAAAACCGTTTCCGACTGGCCATCTTTGAAATATGCGATGTCAGAGAGATATCGGACCAGAAGATCCTGTTTTGAGGAAATGAGGgacattttggaaagaaaacAATTGCCAGGAGAAAGCATTGACGCTTTTTTCCACGATCTGAATTTGATGCGGTCTAAGCTTGAAAGACCTGTTTCTGAGTACGAAATGATAGGATTGGCAAAAAGAAATCTACGGAAATCTTTATCAAGCATAGTTTATTCTATGAATGTCTCTTCGTTGGAGCAACTCAGGGTAGAATGTCTCGAAATAGAGAAGACCTTCTTCAAGAAGGACTTTCAAGTAGTCCATCCCCCCATGAATAGGGCTATGCGAGTCAATGAGATCACTGACGAAAACGATGATTTTGAGCCCATTGCACAACAAGAAATTTTGGAGGAAGTTGAAGCCATAACAAACGTCATAATTTGCTGGAATTGTCAGACTCCAGGGCATATATTTAGGGATTGCCCCTctactcaacgaaatttgttctgCTTCAAATGCGGGAATCCAAACACTACAAGTCCTAAATGCATCAACTGTAGAACGGGAAACGGTCGAAAGAACCTGGTTACAGCGGGAAACCAACGTTCCACAGAGAGGCCCGCAATGCCCACACAACAGAATTAGAGGAAAAGGAGTTGAACGAAGCTAACTATCCGGCCATTCGGCATTATTTACCCGTTGAAGTAAGAGAGAAACATTATGAACAAgttaaaaggagaatttttggGGACGAAGACAATAACGCGGTGATTACTACCGCAAAATCAGCAAAGAAAGATAATAAAGAGAAGAACaataaaagaataataaaaatgcGAGAAAGACATAAAGAGAACAAGACACTGATAAAGCTAATTTGCGAATCTCTGTCTAAGTTTCAATCCACACGAGACCCTAGACCCTACGCCGTTGTTGAGCTGGGAGGCCGGAATATAAAAGGTCTGCTAGACTCAGGAGCCTCAATTAGTTTATTGGGGAAAGGATGTAGAGAATTGGCAGAAGAAATCGGATTGGAAATAAACCAATACTTTGCAAATATAAGAACGGCCTCAGGCCAACCACACAGAATATTGGGTAAGGTTCACATccccataaaatataataataaagaagaagaaatatgcttgtATTTATGCCCAGACTTGGAGCAGGATCTATATCTAGGGGCAGACTTTTGGAGGGCATTCAATCTAGCGCCCGAACTTTTTGCAATCGAAGAAATAAATCCtgaacttcagaaaaaaattcacgGTGACTCAAGCCAAGAATCTGCCAATATGCACGAGTTATCAGCAGAACAGAGGTTGGAGCTAGAGGAAGTAGTAAAGAAATTtccctcttttgaggagaaaggCCTGGGATGCACTACTCTCGAAAAGCATGTTATAAAACTGGTAGAAGGCGCTGTTCCCGTGAAGGATAAACATTATCCCCTATCACCAGCAGTTCAAGAAATTGTCTATCAGGAGATAGACAACATGTTGGCACTTAAAGTGATAGAGGAAAGCGATGGACCCTGGAGCAACAGGACAACTGTGGTACGAAAGCCAGGCAAGAATAGATTTTGCCTGGATGCTAGAAAATTGAACGCACTAACAATCAAAGATGCTTACCCGTTACAAAATATTGACGGCATTTTAAGTAGGATAGACCAAACATACTTCATCAGCAGTGTCGACCTGAAATTTGCTTTTTGGCAAATCGAATTAGAGGAAGAGGCAAGGCCATATACAGCCTTTACAGTTCCAGGTCGACCGCTGTATCAATTTCGCGTCATGCCCTTCGGGTTATGCAATGCGGCCCAGCGCCTTTGCAGACTCATGGATAAGGTAATACCCGCACGCTTGAAAACTAATGTCTTTATCTATTTGGATGACTTACTTATTATCGCCGACGATTTTAAAACTCATATTAAGATACTTGGAGAAGTTGCCGATTGCTTACAGAGGGCCAATCTAACCGTAGGTTTGAAGAAGTCCCTCTTTTGCTTCAAAGAATTAAAATACCTGGGCTTTATCATAGGTGGAGGTATGTTAAAAACAGATCCGGAAAAGGTAAAGGCGATATCCGAAATACGTCTACCGAAATCGCCGAGGGAAGTTCGCAGTTTTTTGGGAACAGCTGGCTGGTATAGAAGGTTCATCAAGGACTTTGCCTCTATATCAGCCTCGCTGACCGATACATTGAAAAAGGGGAAGACATTCACGATGACCCCAATGGCAGTCGAGTCTTTTCGAATATTAAAACAAGCCTTAACTTCAGCCCCGGTACTTAGACATCCGGATTTTTCAAGAGAATTCTACATACAATGCGATGCTTCGGATACTGGTATCGGAGCAGTACTATTTCAAAGAAACAATGAAGGAGAAGAAAATCCAATTGCCTTTTActcccaaaaattaaattcttgcCAGAAAAACTACTCAGTAACAGAGAAAGAATGTTTGGCAGCAGTTCTGGCCATAAAACGCTTTCGACCTTATGTCGAAATGATGAAGTTTACCGTCATTACAGACCATGCTAGCCTGAAATGGCTTATGTCTCT
The genomic region above belongs to Stomoxys calcitrans chromosome 5, idStoCalc2.1, whole genome shotgun sequence and contains:
- the LOC106085324 gene encoding SET and MYND domain-containing protein 4; protein product: MDTDLCELFSLQSKFVCLNKYEDEFKTQKILYGLPKNLQLCEKLTLHWLKTQEKNEDNEFAMKDDSDRIKESNELRSEGNRLYTAQKERNILGACRLYNDAIFAALDSKSGNEISLGFANRAMALQTFGYYQQAYDDCMCALKTGYPNAMRHKIITRQAFCSLQLKDAKALESHLNELDQMTLNDNFQKQLLELKESLANICETNKKSELEDGQAGSRESQIIVETGTELGRVMKVKSLIQRNQLIFHERIPSFVPVGDGRRLCHQCAITSFIPYPCFKCRGRVIYCSLRCQEVHRSIHDYECAGYRFQLFARVGIAHLALRTILDNGIFSIVDHLKTKTNTEEVWKSLTANGDIYKDNKLPYAESLRMISHLNQMTIKDIQWFTLVSHLLVVYLKYYTHFFKDLEKHNNSIEWELLTSSLILRHIGQLISNGHMLTTLLPKPLNFSLTDFHLLNDRVWTSPWHLKAGYLHTFAYYDDLASLNLPYLSICNHSCVQSFQPKFSGRYVSTFALKDLHEGDEITNCYDLDYRKVKRSSRQQRLKATYYFDCGCENCIQPKEDFDFNQYHRYRCDNKNCGKIFVPDLPERPSLNWWQKAEIDVTLFCTKCGCEQRLEWFHELKNLLEHRITQWDARRRLYDIFKSLGDILLGFNDARAYIASKLCSEWFNLQYHGIYLTDQDYDDIIAMTNYSLEYTKSQSCINSIEYVAEMTYLWDIAAIGKYKWCSKERDEMLFALNIISDDLKLIFLNYYNDYIKID